The DNA window CCGATGTACATGAAGCCGACCCAGCTCGTCCAGTACCCGGAGGACTCGGGCGAGCACCTCCACTTCTTCCCGAACTACTGGGGCCCGACCGGCGTGAACAGCGACGTGCGCGTCGAGGTCGAGCCCGTCGAGGAGGGGACCGAATCGGTCGCGAGCGGCGGGGTCGGTTCCGGCGGGACCGCCGAGGGCGACGCCGACGGGAGCGACCGCGGGCCGCTCGGACGCGTGAGCGACCTGCTCGGAGGTGACGACCGATGAGCAGGACCGACGACGGGACGCCCCGCGTCGGCGACGGCGAGGGGACGGCCCAGACGGAGGACGGGAACGTCCCGATCGCCGAGGGCGTCGACCACCAGGTCGCGATGGTGATGGACCTGAACAAGTGTATCGGCTGTCAGACGTGTACGATCGCCTGTAAGACCAACTGGACCGAGTCGGGCGGGCGCGAGTACATGTACTGGAACAACGTGGAGACGAAGCCCGGCGCGGGCTACCCCCGCGACTGGGAGGAGCTCGGCGGCGGCTGGGACGAGGAGGGCCAACAGCGGACGCCGGGCGAGCTCCCGGACGAGGAGGCGTACGGCCGCCCGTGGGAGTTCAATCACGAGGCGATCATGTACGAGGGAAGCGACGAGCCGCTCCGCCCCATGGAGAACGCCGACTGGGGGCCGAACTGGGACGAGGACGAGGGGGCCGGCGAGTACCCGAACTCCTACTACTTCTACCTCCCCAGGATCTGTAACCACTGTACGCACCCCTCCTGTGTCGAGGCCTGTCCGCGCTCCGCGATCTACAAGCGCGAGGAGGACGGGATCGTCCTGGTCGACCAGGACCGCTGTCGCGGCTACCGCTACTGCGTCGAGGGATGCCCCTACAAGAAGGTGTTCTACAACGCGCAGACGAAGACGAGCGAGAAGTGTATCTTCTGTTACCCGCGGATCGAGGGCGAGGGGCCCGAAGGCGAGGTCCGGCCACCCTCCTGTGCCGAGGACTGCCCGCCGCAGCTCCGCCACGTCGGCTTCCTCG is part of the Halorubrum aethiopicum genome and encodes:
- the narH gene encoding nitrate reductase subunit beta, with protein sequence MSRTDDGTPRVGDGEGTAQTEDGNVPIAEGVDHQVAMVMDLNKCIGCQTCTIACKTNWTESGGREYMYWNNVETKPGAGYPRDWEELGGGWDEEGQQRTPGELPDEEAYGRPWEFNHEAIMYEGSDEPLRPMENADWGPNWDEDEGAGEYPNSYYFYLPRICNHCTHPSCVEACPRSAIYKREEDGIVLVDQDRCRGYRYCVEGCPYKKVFYNAQTKTSEKCIFCYPRIEGEGPEGEVRPPSCAEDCPPQLRHVGFLDDEDGPIHKLVNEYEVALRLHPEYRTEPNVYYIPPYAPPQTGEDGETVDADRIPLNYLEELFGPEVEAALNTITRERERAERGQESELMEILSTVNNDDQYRLEVFDDGE